Proteins found in one Anopheles aquasalis chromosome 3, idAnoAquaMG_Q_19, whole genome shotgun sequence genomic segment:
- the LOC126577230 gene encoding gastrula zinc finger protein XlCGF8.2DB-like — protein sequence MSQAVESAGAKIANCSKPFECTECHKLFRQLSTLTNHMKIHTGEKPYKCLICAKEFRQTTTLSNHLKIHTGEKPFNCTFCGKQFRQLSTLSNHQKIHTGEKPFECTVCGKQFRQSSTLNSHIRIHSDDKFCIKPFKCSICPKEFRQTTTLSNHIKIHTGEKPYACTYCNKTFRQTGTLSNHLKIHTGEKPFECSVCGKQFRQSSTLNSHIRIHADDKYCKTSSPSTLGTTAAAGELSIKLEDIKPLYTLI from the exons ATGTCACAGGCGGTGGAGAGTGCCGGCGCCAAGATTGCAAATTGCTCGAAACCCTTCGAGTGTACGGAATGCCACAAACTGTTCCGGCAGCTCAGCACCCTGACCAACCACATGAAGATACACACCGGCGAGAAGCCGTACAAGTGTTTGATTTGTGCGAAAGAGTTCCGCCAAACGACCACGCTGTCCAACCACCTGAAAATACATACCG GTGAAAAACCGTTCAACTGTACCTTCTGTGGCAAGCAGTTCCGCCAGCTGAGCACCCTGTCGAACCACCAGAAGATACATACGGGCGAAAAACCGTTCGAGTGTACGGTATGCGGCAAACAGTTCCGCCAGTCCAGCACACTCAACAGCCATATCAGGATACATTCGGATGATAAGTTCT GCATAAAACCCTTCAAATGCAGCATCTGTCCGAAGGAATTTCGCCAGACGACTACCCTTTCAAATCACATTAAAATTCACACAG GTGAAAAGCCGTACGCCTGCACGTACTGCAACAAAACGTTCCGCCAGACGGGAACGCTTTCCAATCATCTTAAGATCCACACCGGCGAAAAGCCGTTCGAATGTTCGGTATGCGGCAAACAGTTTCGTCAATCCAGTACCTTGAACAGCCACATACGTATTCACGCGGATGATAAGTATT gtaaaacatcgtcaccatcaaccCTTGGCACAACGGCGGCCGCCGGTGAGCTGAGCATTAAGCTCGAGGACATCAAACCCCTTTACACGCTGATCTAA